In a genomic window of Azospirillum lipoferum 4B:
- a CDS encoding TfuA-like protein, giving the protein MSGVYVFLGPTLPREDAVLELDATYLPPVAQGDVLRLCAEKPAAIGIVDGFFESVPSVWHKEILYAIHAGIPVFGASSMGALRAAELHPFGMIGVGAIFEAFRDGRLEDDDEVAVIHGPAELGYTALSEAMVNIRRTLSDAVTDRVLAAGTALRLESIAKELPYRERGYGRMLRLGGDIGLPAEELAAFRSWLPQGRFDQKRDDAKAMLRSMARRLGRPTGDDAMQEVRFHFERTVLWERALRDAAPLAM; this is encoded by the coding sequence ATGAGCGGCGTCTATGTCTTCCTCGGCCCCACCCTGCCGCGCGAGGATGCGGTGCTGGAGCTGGACGCTACCTATCTGCCACCGGTCGCCCAAGGCGACGTGTTGCGGCTGTGTGCGGAGAAGCCGGCAGCCATCGGCATCGTCGACGGCTTCTTCGAAAGCGTGCCGTCGGTCTGGCACAAGGAAATCCTCTACGCTATCCATGCCGGCATCCCTGTGTTCGGTGCCTCCAGCATGGGAGCGCTGCGCGCGGCGGAGCTGCATCCCTTCGGCATGATCGGCGTCGGCGCCATCTTCGAGGCGTTCCGCGACGGCCGGCTGGAGGACGACGACGAGGTTGCGGTGATCCACGGCCCGGCCGAGCTGGGCTACACCGCCCTGTCGGAGGCGATGGTCAACATCCGCCGCACCCTGTCCGACGCGGTGACCGACCGGGTCCTGGCCGCGGGCACGGCCTTGCGCCTGGAATCCATCGCCAAGGAACTGCCCTACCGCGAGCGCGGCTATGGCCGGATGCTGCGGCTGGGTGGCGACATCGGCCTGCCGGCGGAAGAGCTGGCGGCTTTCCGCAGCTGGCTGCCCCAGGGCCGCTTCGACCAGAAGCGAGACGATGCCAAGGCAATGCTGCGCAGCATGGCGCGGCGCCTGGGCCGTCCGACCGGCGATGATGCGATGCAGGAAGTCCGTTTCCATTTCGAACGGACCGTCCTGTGGGAACGTGCCCTGCGCGACGCTGCCCCCCTCGCGATGTAA
- a CDS encoding YcaO-like family protein, producing the protein MPFDLLDVKASVSDAVKAHTVGTHRVMAPEQTLARVTPFLPIMGITRVANVTGLDAVGIPVVMVTRPNSRSISVSQGKGVTLAAAKASGVMESIESYHAERITLPLKFASFEELRWTHPVVDVSRLPRLSTGCFNPNSPILWIEGQDLLNGGPKWVPFEMVHLNFTVPMAPGHGAFLAGSNGLASGNHKVEAISHAVTELVERDATTLWRLQDPATQGATRIDLDSIDDPVCRSLIDRFDAAGVAVGVWETTSDIGLPAFLCRIVEREDLPQHSIRPATGMGCHVAREIALSRALTEAAQSRLTFIAGARDDMPRAEYERHLDPANHARWKAMIADGAGRRSFRHCPTSTAPTIEADLAHQLDRLRAVGIEEAVAVDLTKPEFGIPVVRVVVPGLEGADESPDYLLGERGLRVLGTQAMEKAA; encoded by the coding sequence ATGCCCTTCGATCTGCTCGATGTCAAAGCCTCCGTTTCGGATGCGGTGAAGGCCCACACGGTCGGCACCCACCGGGTCATGGCCCCCGAACAGACCCTGGCTCGGGTCACCCCGTTCCTGCCGATAATGGGGATCACCCGGGTCGCCAACGTCACCGGGCTGGATGCCGTCGGCATTCCGGTGGTGATGGTGACGCGGCCGAACTCGCGTTCCATCTCGGTGTCGCAGGGCAAGGGGGTGACGCTCGCCGCCGCCAAGGCGTCGGGGGTCATGGAATCGATCGAAAGCTATCACGCCGAACGGATCACCCTGCCGCTGAAGTTCGCCAGCTTCGAGGAGCTGCGCTGGACCCACCCGGTGGTGGACGTCAGCCGCCTGCCCCGGCTGTCGACCGGCTGCTTCAATCCCAACAGCCCCATCCTGTGGATCGAGGGCCAGGATCTGCTGAACGGCGGCCCGAAATGGGTTCCGTTCGAGATGGTCCACCTGAATTTCACCGTGCCGATGGCCCCCGGCCACGGCGCCTTCCTTGCCGGCTCCAACGGGCTGGCGTCGGGCAACCACAAGGTGGAGGCGATCAGCCACGCCGTCACCGAACTGGTGGAGCGCGACGCAACCACCCTGTGGCGCCTGCAGGACCCCGCCACCCAGGGGGCAACCCGCATCGACCTGGACAGCATCGACGATCCGGTCTGCCGCTCGCTGATCGACCGGTTCGATGCCGCCGGCGTCGCCGTCGGCGTGTGGGAGACCACCAGCGACATCGGCCTGCCCGCCTTCCTCTGCCGCATTGTCGAGCGCGAGGATCTGCCCCAGCACTCCATCCGCCCGGCCACCGGCATGGGCTGCCATGTGGCGCGCGAGATCGCCCTGTCCCGCGCCCTGACGGAAGCGGCGCAGAGCCGCCTGACCTTCATTGCCGGCGCCCGCGACGACATGCCCCGCGCCGAATATGAACGGCACCTCGACCCGGCCAACCATGCCCGCTGGAAGGCGATGATCGCCGATGGCGCCGGCCGGCGCTCCTTCCGTCACTGCCCGACCAGCACCGCCCCCACGATCGAGGCCGATCTCGCCCACCAGCTCGACCGGCTGCGCGCCGTCGGCATCGAAGAGGCGGTGGCGGTCGACCTGACCAAGCCTGAATTCGGCATCCCCGTCGTCCGCGTCGTCGTGCCTGGGTTGGAGGGTGCCGACGAATCCCCCGATTACCTGCTGGGCGAACGCGGCCTGCGTGTACTCGGCACCCAAGCCATGGAGAAGGCGGCATGA
- a CDS encoding ribbon-helix-helix domain-containing protein produces MLNSANKQRDYRAGHLSSLMAWPAMSVRVVLVEDGERRVRLENAVWDGLDAIAQAEGLLTKQLCAKLDARRSKSVDLSSEIRSFVLDYFRGNDAI; encoded by the coding sequence ATGCTGAACTCTGCCAACAAACAACGTGATTACCGGGCGGGCCACTTATCCAGCTTGATGGCTTGGCCTGCAATGTCGGTTCGCGTTGTATTGGTTGAAGACGGAGAGAGGCGTGTGCGTCTTGAAAATGCCGTGTGGGACGGGCTGGATGCCATCGCGCAAGCTGAAGGATTGCTAACTAAGCAATTGTGCGCGAAATTGGATGCACGACGCTCAAAGAGCGTGGACTTGAGTAGTGAAATCCGAAGCTTTGTTCTGGACTATTTTCGTGGAAACGACGCAATTTGA
- a CDS encoding IS5 family transposase — protein MRERGVRAPFQSPGRGQRQRVHDARRDHRPRPPAQRRGAKKGGACQAIGRSRGGLTTKIHAIVDALGNPVAISLTPGQASDFSQAAPLLDAVEPQALIADKAYDGDALIDALKERDIVPVIPSKANRLIARDTDFALYRERNLVERFFNKLKGFRAIATRYDKLASTFLAAVYLVSAVIWLN, from the coding sequence GTGCGAGAGCGGGGTGTTCGAGCGCCTTTTCAAAGCCCTGGCCGAGGACAGCGACAACGAGTACATGATGCTCGACGCGACCATCGTCCGCGCCCACCAGCACAGCGCCGGGGCGCGAAAAAAGGGGGCGCCTGCCAAGCCATCGGCCGATCACGAGGGGGGCTGACGACGAAGATCCATGCCATCGTGGACGCCTTGGGCAACCCGGTGGCGATCTCCCTGACCCCCGGTCAGGCCTCTGACTTCAGCCAAGCCGCCCCTCTGCTCGACGCGGTCGAGCCGCAGGCCCTCATCGCCGACAAGGCCTATGATGGCGACGCCCTGATCGACGCATTGAAGGAGCGCGACATCGTCCCCGTCATCCCGTCCAAGGCTAATCGGCTGATCGCCCGCGATACCGATTTCGCCTTGTACCGCGAACGTAATCTCGTCGAGCGATTCTTCAACAAGCTGAAGGGCTTCCGAGCCATTGCAACTCGATACGACAAGCTTGCCAGCACTTTCTTGGCGGCTGTTTACCTCGTGTCGGCTGTCATCTGGCTCAACTGA
- a CDS encoding ATP-binding protein yields MADAMWSTATDDGGPGQDASRLSADKPRERKVVTAMFVDIVRSSAMVAGRDPEDADDLLLSILNRVTEAVPRFEGTVTQMLGDGFLATFGAPGAKEDHALRACLAAQDILSATRDEQGRPLFHIRIGISSGDAVAHVVTNGLWTDYRAVGECVHMAAKLQQRAASDTAQLTRDTLDLIPVGVAVRPMGSLRLSEEVEPMPAFLLDGARAVRRTATDLLSATTAPCVGREQEVAALFAMADAVEGGTPVQLLLQGEAGIGKSRLVGEFLRDPRSRRWTLLQWPQMPIRRLADPDDLEAVALSLAEQVAGCASEQGIDWVCEAAGRRSGSLAGDAVRTLFGRPGLDRLWTGLDAAQRLSLGIEGLVGATLELAAPLRRCDGAQPAGEAMDGVVGRPLLVLVEDAHWARPVMVRLLERLAEALPGSGSRLLLLATRRPPPLGPESQEQGWNGRPGGRRMELGMLSAEQVQSFLAHWLGPDWSLVELKAQVAARCQGVPLYLEEVLRTLEASNAIEGAPGAYRLIDPLVVHKLPRTLHALLAERMDLMTLERRRLLMNAAVIGTTFDVGLLQALTGLPMTKLSDCLAYLERAGFVLRTRLLPNLEYSFKHALIQEVAYATLTKSDRRALHARVLEALRHRRDHDLPNRLDLLAHHAFMAESWPAAHLFGRRAGEKAEGRSKLEDSSRHYANALAAVRRLPDHPRNTARQIDLLIALPRSLLPRGSMGVDDHLQRAIAMARDSGDLIRYARACSMLASFLWTFGDLDQGLALCRDGLSALDERDDRRTRVQLLFRLGGLQTDKGLFVEALKTFEHGSRMLSTSRPYDRYGLATVARVHMGSLAARGLGRVVSYGIPSGRNA; encoded by the coding sequence ATGGCGGACGCCATGTGGAGCACAGCGACCGACGACGGCGGTCCCGGACAGGATGCATCGCGTCTGTCCGCCGATAAGCCGCGCGAACGCAAGGTGGTGACGGCGATGTTCGTCGACATCGTCCGCTCCTCCGCCATGGTTGCCGGCCGCGATCCGGAAGACGCCGACGATCTGCTCCTGTCCATCCTGAACCGCGTGACGGAGGCGGTGCCGCGTTTCGAGGGCACGGTGACCCAGATGCTCGGCGACGGTTTCCTGGCGACCTTCGGCGCTCCCGGCGCCAAGGAGGACCACGCCCTGCGCGCCTGCCTGGCTGCCCAGGACATCCTCAGCGCCACCCGCGACGAACAGGGCCGCCCGCTCTTCCACATCCGCATCGGCATCAGCTCGGGCGACGCGGTGGCCCATGTGGTGACCAACGGCCTGTGGACCGATTACCGTGCGGTCGGCGAATGCGTGCATATGGCGGCCAAGTTGCAGCAGCGCGCCGCCTCCGACACCGCCCAGCTCACCCGCGACACGCTGGACCTGATCCCGGTCGGCGTCGCGGTGCGCCCGATGGGGAGCCTTCGCCTGTCGGAGGAGGTGGAGCCGATGCCCGCCTTCCTGCTCGACGGGGCCCGTGCCGTGCGCCGCACCGCCACCGATCTGTTGTCGGCCACCACCGCCCCCTGTGTCGGCCGGGAGCAGGAAGTGGCGGCTTTGTTCGCGATGGCCGATGCGGTGGAAGGCGGGACGCCGGTCCAGCTTCTGCTGCAGGGAGAGGCGGGGATCGGCAAGTCGCGCCTCGTCGGCGAATTCCTGCGCGACCCGCGCAGCCGGCGCTGGACCCTGCTGCAATGGCCGCAGATGCCGATCCGGCGGCTGGCCGATCCGGACGATCTGGAGGCGGTGGCACTGAGCCTGGCGGAGCAGGTGGCCGGCTGCGCCAGCGAGCAGGGTATCGACTGGGTCTGCGAGGCCGCCGGGCGCCGTTCCGGCTCGCTGGCCGGCGACGCGGTGCGCACTCTGTTCGGCCGGCCGGGACTGGACCGGCTGTGGACCGGCCTGGACGCAGCACAACGCCTGTCGCTGGGAATCGAGGGGCTGGTGGGCGCGACGCTGGAGCTGGCGGCTCCGCTGCGGCGCTGCGACGGCGCCCAGCCTGCCGGCGAGGCGATGGATGGCGTCGTCGGCCGGCCGTTGCTGGTCCTTGTCGAGGATGCTCATTGGGCGCGGCCGGTGATGGTGCGGCTTCTCGAGCGGCTGGCCGAAGCGCTGCCGGGCTCAGGGTCCCGACTGCTGCTGCTCGCCACCCGACGACCGCCGCCGCTGGGTCCTGAGTCGCAGGAACAGGGATGGAATGGACGGCCCGGCGGCCGGCGCATGGAATTGGGCATGCTGTCGGCGGAACAGGTGCAGAGCTTCCTGGCCCATTGGCTGGGACCGGACTGGTCGCTGGTGGAGCTGAAGGCCCAGGTCGCCGCCCGCTGCCAGGGCGTTCCGCTCTATCTGGAAGAGGTGCTGCGCACGCTGGAAGCCTCCAACGCCATCGAAGGCGCGCCGGGCGCCTACCGGCTGATCGATCCGCTGGTGGTCCACAAGCTGCCGCGCACGCTGCACGCCCTGCTGGCCGAGCGCATGGACCTTATGACGCTGGAACGGCGCCGGCTGCTGATGAATGCGGCGGTAATCGGCACGACCTTCGACGTCGGATTGCTCCAGGCGCTGACCGGCCTGCCGATGACGAAGCTGTCGGACTGTCTGGCCTATCTCGAGCGCGCCGGCTTCGTGCTGCGCACCCGCCTGCTGCCCAACCTGGAATATTCCTTCAAGCATGCCCTGATCCAAGAGGTCGCCTACGCCACCCTGACCAAGTCCGACCGCCGGGCGCTGCATGCCCGCGTGCTTGAGGCACTGCGCCACCGCCGCGACCACGACCTGCCGAACCGCCTGGACCTGCTGGCCCACCACGCCTTCATGGCGGAAAGCTGGCCTGCCGCCCACCTGTTCGGCCGCCGCGCCGGTGAAAAGGCGGAAGGCCGCTCCAAGCTGGAGGACTCCAGTCGGCATTACGCCAACGCATTGGCCGCCGTGCGGCGGCTGCCGGACCATCCACGGAACACGGCACGCCAGATCGATCTTCTGATCGCCCTTCCGCGATCCCTGCTGCCACGGGGGTCGATGGGCGTGGATGACCATCTGCAACGGGCCATCGCCATGGCGCGCGATTCGGGCGATCTCATCCGCTATGCACGCGCTTGCTCGATGCTGGCATCGTTCCTGTGGACGTTCGGCGATCTCGACCAAGGCCTTGCTCTTTGCCGCGACGGCCTTTCCGCACTCGACGAGCGGGACGACCGCCGCACCCGCGTGCAGTTGCTGTTCAGGTTGGGCGGCTTGCAAACGGACAAGGGACTTTTCGTCGAGGCGCTGAAGACATTCGAGCACGGCTCCCGCATGCTCTCGACGTCCCGTCCTTACGACCGATATGGTCTCGCGACCGTCGCGCGGGTGCATATGGGCAGTCTTGCGGCCAGAGGGCTAGGGCGTGTCGTCAGTTATGGGATTCCCAGCGGTAGGAATGCGTGA
- the ilvD gene encoding dihydroxy-acid dehydratase has translation MPHYRSRTSTHGRNMAGARGLWRATGMKDGDFGKPIIAIANSFTQFVPGHVHLKDLGQLVAREIEKAGGVAKEFNTIAVDDGIAMGHGGMLYSLPSRELIADAVEYMANAHCADALVCISNCDKITPGMLMAAMRLNIPAVFVSGGPMEAGKVNWRGKVKSVDLIDAMVAAADPTVSDEEAAEMERGSCPTCGSCSGMFTANSMNCLTEALGLSLPGNGTILATHADRKELFLAAGRLAVDLCRRWYQEEDATALPRGIASKAAFENAMTLDIAMGGSTNTVLHILAAAQEGGIDFTMADIDRLSRRVPNVCKVAPAVSDVHIEDVHRAGGIFGILGELDRAGLLNREAPTVHAPTLGEALDRWDVMRTQDSAVHTLYRAAPGGIPTVVPFSQERRWPELDLDREKGVIRKAENAFSQDGGLAVLYGNIAENGCIVKTAGVDASNLVFAGPARVFESQDDAVAGILGDVVKAGEVVVIRYEGPRGGPGMQEMLYPTSYLKSKGLGKACALVTDGRFSGGTSGLSIGHVSPEAAQGGAIGLVQDGDRIEIDIPNRIIRLAVGDEEMQRRRDAMNTKGVDAWKPASRDRVVSPALRAYAALTTSADRGAVRDVTQVENIAVRR, from the coding sequence ATGCCGCACTACCGTTCCCGCACCTCCACCCACGGCCGCAACATGGCGGGCGCGCGCGGCCTGTGGCGGGCGACCGGCATGAAGGATGGCGATTTCGGTAAGCCGATCATCGCCATCGCCAACTCCTTCACCCAGTTCGTCCCCGGCCACGTCCATCTGAAGGACCTGGGCCAGCTGGTGGCGCGCGAGATCGAGAAGGCCGGCGGCGTGGCGAAGGAGTTCAACACCATCGCGGTGGACGACGGCATCGCCATGGGCCATGGCGGCATGCTGTACAGCCTGCCCTCGCGCGAGCTGATCGCCGACGCGGTCGAATACATGGCGAACGCCCATTGCGCCGACGCGCTGGTCTGCATCTCCAACTGCGACAAGATCACCCCCGGCATGCTGATGGCCGCGATGCGGCTGAACATCCCGGCGGTCTTCGTCTCCGGCGGCCCGATGGAGGCCGGCAAGGTCAACTGGCGCGGCAAGGTCAAGTCGGTCGACCTGATCGACGCCATGGTCGCCGCAGCCGACCCGACGGTTTCCGACGAGGAGGCGGCGGAGATGGAACGCGGGTCCTGCCCGACCTGCGGCTCCTGCTCCGGCATGTTCACCGCCAACTCGATGAACTGCCTGACCGAGGCGCTGGGCCTGTCGCTGCCCGGCAACGGCACCATCCTGGCCACCCACGCCGACCGCAAGGAGCTGTTCCTCGCCGCCGGCCGCCTCGCCGTCGACCTCTGCCGCCGCTGGTACCAGGAGGAGGACGCCACCGCCCTGCCGCGCGGCATCGCCAGCAAGGCGGCGTTCGAGAACGCGATGACGCTGGACATCGCCATGGGCGGTTCGACCAACACCGTCTTGCACATCCTGGCCGCGGCGCAGGAGGGCGGCATCGACTTCACCATGGCGGACATCGACCGGCTGTCGCGCCGCGTGCCCAACGTCTGCAAGGTCGCCCCGGCAGTGTCCGACGTCCACATCGAGGACGTGCACCGCGCCGGCGGCATCTTCGGCATCCTGGGCGAGCTCGACCGCGCCGGCCTGCTGAACCGCGAGGCACCGACCGTCCATGCCCCGACGCTGGGCGAGGCGCTGGACCGCTGGGACGTGATGCGCACCCAGGATTCCGCCGTCCACACCCTGTACCGCGCCGCCCCCGGCGGCATCCCGACCGTCGTTCCCTTCAGCCAGGAGCGCCGCTGGCCCGAGCTCGACCTCGACCGCGAGAAGGGCGTGATTCGCAAGGCTGAGAACGCTTTCAGCCAGGACGGCGGGCTGGCCGTGCTGTACGGCAACATCGCGGAGAACGGCTGCATCGTAAAGACGGCGGGCGTCGATGCCTCCAACCTTGTCTTCGCCGGCCCGGCCCGCGTCTTCGAAAGCCAGGACGACGCCGTCGCCGGCATTCTGGGCGATGTGGTCAAGGCGGGTGAGGTGGTGGTCATCCGCTACGAGGGTCCGCGCGGCGGCCCCGGCATGCAGGAAATGCTGTACCCGACCAGCTACCTGAAGTCGAAGGGGCTGGGCAAGGCCTGCGCGCTGGTCACCGACGGCCGTTTCTCCGGCGGCACCTCGGGCCTGTCGATCGGCCACGTCTCGCCGGAAGCGGCGCAGGGCGGTGCCATCGGCCTGGTGCAGGACGGCGACCGCATCGAGATCGACATCCCCAACCGCATCATCCGCCTGGCCGTCGGCGATGAAGAGATGCAGCGCCGCCGCGACGCGATGAACACCAAGGGTGTCGATGCCTGGAAGCCGGCCAGCCGCGACCGCGTGGTCTCCCCTGCGCTCCGCGCCTATGCCGCCCTGACCACCAGTGCCGACCGCGGCGCCGTGCGCGACGTGACCCAGGTGGAGAACATCGCCGTCCGCCGCTGA
- a CDS encoding four-helix bundle copper-binding protein translates to MSATPSMDDCIRNCTDCHRICLETVAHCLNKGGAHAEAGHIRLMLDCIDICRTSADFMIRGSRFHHLTCGACAEICAACADNCDRMADDPMMKRCADMCRRCAESCRAMSRMAA, encoded by the coding sequence ATGTCCGCCACACCGTCGATGGACGACTGCATCCGCAACTGCACCGATTGCCACAGGATCTGCCTGGAAACCGTCGCGCATTGCCTGAACAAGGGTGGTGCGCATGCGGAGGCCGGGCATATCCGCCTGATGCTGGACTGCATCGACATCTGCCGCACCAGCGCCGACTTCATGATCCGCGGCTCCCGCTTCCATCACCTCACCTGCGGCGCCTGTGCCGAGATCTGCGCGGCCTGCGCCGACAACTGCGACCGCATGGCCGACGACCCGATGATGAAGCGGTGCGCCGACATGTGCCGCCGCTGCGCCGAAAGCTGCCGGGCAATGTCGCGGATGGCGGCGTAA
- a CDS encoding DUF2934 domain-containing protein yields MADTDDIQERIRRRAHELWESEGHPHGRDADHWAQAEAEIRGAGALEPTEKVAGSRKKTGSSKAAGKSTRAAAESLSEVANAPAEAQPDTPAPPKAKASAKPPGKSKAAAPSEDPAPAKATGAKAAKSPPAKPPRSAKKDSGKTASPG; encoded by the coding sequence ATGGCCGATACCGACGACATCCAGGAGCGTATCCGACGCCGCGCCCATGAGCTGTGGGAAAGCGAAGGCCACCCGCACGGCCGCGATGCCGACCATTGGGCGCAGGCGGAAGCGGAAATCCGCGGTGCCGGCGCACTGGAGCCGACCGAAAAGGTCGCCGGGTCGCGCAAGAAGACCGGCAGTTCCAAGGCCGCGGGCAAGAGCACCCGCGCCGCCGCCGAATCCCTGTCGGAGGTCGCGAACGCCCCGGCGGAAGCCCAGCCCGACACGCCCGCGCCGCCCAAGGCGAAGGCGTCGGCCAAGCCGCCCGGCAAGTCGAAAGCCGCAGCCCCATCGGAGGATCCCGCTCCGGCCAAGGCTACTGGGGCGAAGGCTGCAAAGTCTCCCCCCGCCAAGCCTCCGCGCAGCGCGAAGAAGGACAGCGGAAAGACCGCTTCGCCCGGCTAA
- a CDS encoding glycosyltransferase family 39 protein has protein sequence MTPVPSTARPSLLDRVAAAPWWLLCAGLAAAMALSILLVGFRLPYWVHADQDLVLAYHGLLFGDGLPQEYFDHPGYGYFLVIDVWYRLLHALGFLPVAILSALPSGSDVAATQAVWQSLIQAGRALSILLTAAFAVSFTTLLRGLVGDRRVALLAGILLAFGVGLTAQGRQMRTDLLSAGFVVLGLLLFLRAVRPAEGKRCGGASLLQLALGGLLVGLAMVTKVQAVFLAMGLPVAAILFGRRAEREAASGTGWGKGWGVAALVGLLAAAAAVPAFGLIQAGLAGWGRAVYPYTPVGGGLSGGGYQAVVAGWVLVGILVHAAVHRVPPVRVVAGAAAVLLGLAVGLLALDIRWNEQNAIAVANFVEHMFVFSSWRHGAALQGQGNVVGEGTLALLLAGIGRTLAIRTIVLHPDNIPQTIVVEWFAIAGAAVLWRRGQRLAAVQALFLLLVAWGLEALFSLRGFQRAYAAYTDPLAILSAAWVLARMPGLLERTKSRRWILGGVALVVVAAHAWPIIEIRRLPNPVTHCEWIPIYMPKVAPFPFCR, from the coding sequence ATGACGCCCGTTCCCTCCACCGCCCGTCCATCCCTTCTCGACCGCGTCGCGGCGGCGCCATGGTGGCTGCTGTGCGCCGGGCTGGCCGCAGCGATGGCGCTGTCGATCCTGCTGGTGGGGTTCCGGCTGCCCTACTGGGTGCATGCGGACCAGGATCTGGTGTTGGCCTATCATGGGCTCCTGTTCGGCGACGGCTTGCCGCAGGAGTATTTCGATCATCCCGGCTACGGCTATTTCCTGGTGATCGACGTCTGGTACCGGCTGCTGCATGCGCTTGGCTTCCTGCCGGTCGCCATCCTGTCGGCCCTGCCGTCGGGCAGCGACGTCGCGGCGACGCAAGCCGTTTGGCAATCGCTGATCCAGGCCGGGCGGGCGCTGTCGATCCTGCTGACCGCCGCCTTCGCCGTCAGCTTCACCACCCTGCTGCGCGGGCTGGTGGGGGATCGGCGGGTGGCACTGCTGGCCGGCATCCTGCTGGCCTTCGGCGTCGGGCTGACGGCGCAGGGGCGGCAGATGCGCACCGACCTGTTGTCGGCCGGCTTCGTCGTGCTGGGGCTGCTGCTGTTCCTGCGGGCGGTGCGGCCGGCCGAGGGCAAGCGGTGCGGCGGCGCGTCGCTGCTGCAGCTGGCGCTGGGCGGGCTGCTGGTCGGGCTGGCCATGGTGACCAAGGTGCAGGCGGTGTTCCTGGCGATGGGGCTGCCGGTGGCGGCGATCCTGTTCGGACGGCGGGCGGAGCGGGAGGCCGCGTCCGGCACCGGCTGGGGCAAGGGGTGGGGCGTGGCGGCGCTGGTCGGGCTGCTGGCCGCGGCGGCGGCGGTGCCGGCTTTCGGGCTGATCCAGGCCGGTCTGGCCGGCTGGGGGCGGGCGGTCTATCCCTACACCCCCGTCGGCGGCGGGCTGTCGGGCGGCGGCTATCAGGCCGTGGTCGCGGGGTGGGTGCTGGTCGGCATCCTGGTCCATGCGGCGGTGCATCGGGTGCCGCCGGTCCGTGTTGTCGCCGGGGCGGCGGCGGTGCTGCTGGGGCTGGCGGTGGGGCTGCTGGCGCTCGACATCCGCTGGAACGAGCAGAACGCCATCGCCGTGGCGAACTTCGTCGAGCATATGTTCGTCTTCTCCTCCTGGCGGCACGGGGCGGCGCTGCAGGGCCAGGGGAACGTGGTGGGGGAGGGGACGCTGGCGCTTCTGCTGGCCGGCATCGGCCGCACGCTGGCGATCCGCACCATCGTCCTGCACCCCGACAACATCCCCCAGACCATCGTCGTGGAGTGGTTCGCCATCGCCGGGGCGGCGGTGCTGTGGCGGCGCGGGCAGAGGCTGGCCGCCGTGCAGGCGCTGTTCCTGCTGCTGGTCGCCTGGGGGCTGGAGGCGCTGTTCTCGCTGCGCGGTTTCCAGCGCGCCTATGCCGCCTACACCGACCCGCTGGCGATCCTGTCGGCCGCCTGGGTGCTGGCGCGGATGCCGGGGCTGCTGGAGCGGACGAAGTCGCGGCGCTGGATCCTGGGGGGCGTGGCGCTGGTGGTGGTCGCGGCCCATGCCTGGCCGATCATCGAGATCCGCCGCCTGCCCAACCCGGTGACCCATTGCGAGTGGATCCCGATTTACATGCCCAAGGTGGCGCCCTTCCCCTTCTGCCGTTAG
- a CDS encoding glycosyltransferase family 9 protein — protein MSKRPLRILVIKLGAFGDFFLAQTAFAAIRRHHAGDRVTLLTLPSLAPLARMSGLFDEVLEDPRDRSLSAYLAIRKTLRAHRFDRVYDLQAQTRTDLYHRLLFPGPWPEWSGTASGASHPDRYEGRRKVPVRERYVRQLAPFGIVPDETPDLSWLDADISGFGLPERFALLVPGSSPGRPDKRWPVRRYAEVAAALAERGIVPAVIGTGIERDLARSIAEYCPQAVDLTDRTSVPELGGLARRAWGAVGNDTGPTHLIAAVGCPTVVVFSDASNPIHSTGPRVLIHHRPDFNDIDSAGVVEALDRAREKGGA, from the coding sequence ATGAGCAAGCGCCCGCTCCGCATCCTGGTCATCAAGCTGGGCGCCTTCGGCGACTTCTTCCTGGCCCAGACCGCCTTCGCCGCCATCCGCCGCCACCATGCCGGCGACCGGGTGACGCTGCTGACCCTGCCCTCTCTCGCCCCGCTCGCCCGCATGAGCGGCCTGTTCGACGAGGTGCTGGAGGACCCGCGCGACCGCTCGCTGTCGGCCTATCTGGCGATCCGCAAGACACTGCGCGCCCACCGCTTCGACCGGGTCTATGACCTCCAGGCGCAGACGCGCACCGACCTCTATCACCGGCTGCTGTTCCCCGGCCCCTGGCCGGAATGGTCGGGCACCGCCAGCGGCGCCTCCCACCCCGACCGCTACGAGGGGCGGCGCAAGGTGCCGGTGCGCGAGCGCTATGTGCGCCAGTTGGCCCCCTTCGGCATCGTGCCGGACGAGACGCCGGACCTGTCCTGGCTCGACGCCGACATCTCCGGTTTTGGGCTGCCGGAGCGCTTCGCCCTGCTGGTCCCCGGCTCCTCCCCCGGACGGCCGGACAAGCGCTGGCCGGTCCGCCGCTATGCCGAGGTGGCGGCGGCGCTGGCGGAGCGCGGCATCGTCCCGGCGGTGATCGGCACCGGGATCGAGCGCGACCTCGCCCGCTCCATCGCGGAGTATTGCCCGCAGGCGGTCGACCTGACCGACCGCACCAGCGTGCCGGAACTGGGCGGGCTGGCGCGCCGGGCCTGGGGGGCGGTCGGCAACGACACCGGCCCGACCCATCTGATCGCCGCGGTCGGTTGTCCCACCGTGGTCGTCTTCTCCGACGCTTCCAACCCGATCCACAGCACCGGCCCGCGCGTGCTGATCCACCACCGCCCCGACTTCAACGACATCGACAGCGCCGGCGTGGTCGAGGCTTTGGATCGGGCGCGGGAAAAGGGAGGCGCCTAA